The Clostridia bacterium DNA segment ATATAGTATTAAGGAGGATGTGTATGGAAAAAACAAGGAAAATATTTGTGTTTTTTCTTTTGACTATTTTTTTATTTAACATCAATTGTTTTGCGTCAGCTCAAGAAATTGAGCTGGAATCTAAATCAGCTATATTGATAGAGACTGAAACAGGAAAAGAGATCATTGAAAAAAATGCTGATGAAAAATTGCCTATTGCCAGCGTAACAAAAATAATGACGCTTCTTTTAACAATGGAAGCTATAGAAAACGGTAGAATTCATCTAGATGATGTGGTTACTGCAAGCGAAAATGCCAGCAATATGGGTGGTTCTACAATTTTTTTAGCTAAAGGCGAAAAAATGACGGTAAATGAGTTATTAAAAGCAATTTCAGTGGCCTCTGCTAACGATGCAAGTGTTGCAATAGCAGAACATATAGCCGGAACCCAAGACTCCTTTGTGAAAATGATGAACGAAAAGGCAAAAGAATTAGGGATGGAAAATACACATTTTGAAAATTGTAATGGATTGGATGCTGATAATCATTATTCATCGGCAAGGGATGTATCAATAATGTCAAGGGAACTTGTTATTAAATATCCTGATGTCCATAAATGGCTTACAATTTGGGTAGATCATTTGCGTGAAGATGACAAAGTATTTGATTTAAACAACACTAATAAATTAATAAAGTTTTATGACGGCTGTGATGGAATCAAAACCGGTTCCACCTCTCAAGCGAAATTTTGCTTGTCTGCTACAGCCAAGAGGAACGGATTGCGTCTTATAAGCGTCGTTTTAGGAGGCCCCACCTCACAAAAAAGATTTAAAGAAGCATCTGACCTGCTTAATTATGGATTTGCAAATTATGAGATTGCTAAAATCGCCCAGAGTGACAAAGTATTAAAAAAGATCAAAGTGCTGAACGGAAAAGAAGAAGAAGTAAAAGCCATTCTCCCTGACGATATAAATATTTTATTAAAGAAGGGAGAAAAAGAAAAGCTCAGCCAAGATGTTAAAATTCAGGATAGTTTGGAGGCTCCTGTTGAGAAAGGTCAAAAGGTAGGGGAATATATATTGATGCTAGATAATAAACAGATGAAAAAATATGATATAATTAGCGATAAAGAGATCAGAAAGGCAAATACCATGGATATGTTTAAGAAAATATTAGCAAAATGGATGTATTAGCAAGCAGGATCAATAAAAAAGTCCTGCTTTTTTACTTTTAAAATTAATAAAATACCAACAGCTGTAAAACTCCTATACTTGACATCAAAAAATTTATATGTTAAAATTCATAAAAATTCACAGAATATGAGGTCATAAGGGATTATGAAGCTTTTCGAAAATATCAAAGTAAACGCAAAGGGCAATTTAGAAATCGGGGGTTGTGATACAATAGAGCTGGTAGAGCAATATGGTACCCCGCTATATGTATTAGACGAAACATATTTGCGACAGATGTGTCGTACTTATAATGATAGTTTGAAGCAGTATTACGGGGATGGACTGGTACTTTACGCAAGCAAGGCATTCTGTTCAGTTGGACTGTTGAAAATAATCCAACAAGAAGGTTTAGGTTTAGATGTGGTATCGGGCGGGGAAATCTATACTGCCATTAAATCTGGTTTTCCCCTTGAGAAAGTGTATTTTCATGGGAATAATAAAACATCAGATGAACTGAAACTAGCAATAAAAAAAGGTATAGGTACTATTGTTATTGATAGTGAATTGGAAATACACTTGATAGAAAAAATAGCCGGTTCAATGGGCAAAAAAGTAGATGTTCTATTAAGGATAAAACCTGGTGTTGAAGCTCATACTCATGAATATATACAAACAGGTCAGGATGATTCAAAGTTTGGTTTAGGAATAAATGATGGAAGTGCATTAAGAGCGCTTGTTTTAATTAAACAATCTCCAAGCATAAACTTTAAGGGTTTTCACTGTCATATCGGGTCGCAAATATTTGAAATTAAGCCATACAAGCTTGCTATAGACATAGTTACAGATTTTATCTTAAATGTAAAAAACCAATTGGGACTAGACACTATTGAGCTCAATCTTGGTGGAGGCTTTGGAATCAGGTATACTGAGCAAGATAGACCTAAAGATGTACCACATTCTATTAAAGTTATATCGGATACCTTAAAGCGAAAGTGTGTGGATAAAAATTTAAAGATGCCAAAGCTGGTTATAGAACCTGGAAGATCAATTGTAGGCGAAGCAGGCACAACGTTATATACTATCGGTACTATTAAAGATATTCCAAACATAAGGAAATATGTAAGTATTGATGGCGGTATGACAGACAATCCTAGACCTGCACTTTATCAGGCAAAATATGATGCGATAATTGCAAACAAAGCGACTCTTTCTGCTAGTGAGGTAGTTTCCATTGCAGGTAAATGTTGTGAATCAGGTGATATGCTGATAAGGGATATAGAATTACCTATAGCTGAACCGGGAGACATATTAGCTGTGTTCTCCACAGGAGCATATACTTATTCCATGGCTAGTAACTATAACAGAATACCTGTTCCTGCAGTTGTTTTGGTTAATAATGGGGAAAGCTCAATCTTGGTGGAGAGAGAAACATATGAGGATTTAGTGAGCAAAGATAGGGTTCCATATTGGCTTGAATAAATATAGTTCTTTACACAAAGACTTTAAAGAGTTAATATAATAATAGCTTAAAAAAGAATTAGGTGATTTTTTTGTTTGGAACCAATTTAATGTCCATACTATATAGTCTTCCTGCTATTTTTATTGCTTTTTCGTTCCATGAATATGCCCATGCCTATGTAGCAGATAGGCTCGGAGATCCTACGCCTAGAAGTCAGGGGAGATTGACATTAGATCCTTTCAGTCATATAGATATATTCGGCTTTCTTTTGCTCCTTTTCGCCGGATTTGGATGGGCTAAACCTGTGCAGATAAATCCTACATATTTTAAAGACAGAAAAAAAGGTGAGATCAAGGTAGCAGTAGCTGGAGTCTGCATGAATCTGATTTTAGCATTTGTATCCTATTTTGTATTAGTGTTATTATCTAATTTTTTTATAATAGATAATACTATATATAATATAATCTATTATATATACAGCATAAACATAGTCCTCGCTGTTTTTAACATCTTGCCTATCCCGCCTTTAGACGGATCTAAAATATTACTTAACTTATTGCCATATAATCGTAGAGGTGCTTATTATAACTTTGAAAGATATGGTTTCATAATATTGATAATACTTATTATTACCAATGCGTTGGACTTAATTCTGTATCCATTGATAAATTTTATACAGCTGATAATAACAAGCATTGTACATTTAATTCTTTAATTTGATAATCATCATAAAGGATTGATATTAAAATATATTCGTATTAGCTTACTTCAGGAGGTAAATAAATGACAAAACAAAGGATAATGAGCGGCATGAGGCCGACTGGCAAATTGCATCTTGGCAACTATTTTGGTGCACTGGAAAATTGGGTAAAACTACAGAATGAATATGAATGCTATCATTCAATAGTGGATTGGCATGCTCTTACTACTGGATATGAAGATACTAGTGAGTTAAAGAGCAATATAATGGAAATTGCAATTGATTGGATAAGTGCCGGATTAGATCCTGAAAAGTGCACGATTTATGTACAATCTGAAATAA contains these protein-coding regions:
- a CDS encoding D-alanyl-D-alanine carboxypeptidase gives rise to the protein MEKTRKIFVFFLLTIFLFNINCFASAQEIELESKSAILIETETGKEIIEKNADEKLPIASVTKIMTLLLTMEAIENGRIHLDDVVTASENASNMGGSTIFLAKGEKMTVNELLKAISVASANDASVAIAEHIAGTQDSFVKMMNEKAKELGMENTHFENCNGLDADNHYSSARDVSIMSRELVIKYPDVHKWLTIWVDHLREDDKVFDLNNTNKLIKFYDGCDGIKTGSTSQAKFCLSATAKRNGLRLISVVLGGPTSQKRFKEASDLLNYGFANYEIAKIAQSDKVLKKIKVLNGKEEEVKAILPDDINILLKKGEKEKLSQDVKIQDSLEAPVEKGQKVGEYILMLDNKQMKKYDIISDKEIRKANTMDMFKKILAKWMY
- a CDS encoding site-2 protease family protein — protein: MSILYSLPAIFIAFSFHEYAHAYVADRLGDPTPRSQGRLTLDPFSHIDIFGFLLLLFAGFGWAKPVQINPTYFKDRKKGEIKVAVAGVCMNLILAFVSYFVLVLLSNFFIIDNTIYNIIYYIYSINIVLAVFNILPIPPLDGSKILLNLLPYNRRGAYYNFERYGFIILIILIITNALDLILYPLINFIQLIITSIVHLIL
- the lysA gene encoding diaminopimelate decarboxylase — protein: MKLFENIKVNAKGNLEIGGCDTIELVEQYGTPLYVLDETYLRQMCRTYNDSLKQYYGDGLVLYASKAFCSVGLLKIIQQEGLGLDVVSGGEIYTAIKSGFPLEKVYFHGNNKTSDELKLAIKKGIGTIVIDSELEIHLIEKIAGSMGKKVDVLLRIKPGVEAHTHEYIQTGQDDSKFGLGINDGSALRALVLIKQSPSINFKGFHCHIGSQIFEIKPYKLAIDIVTDFILNVKNQLGLDTIELNLGGGFGIRYTEQDRPKDVPHSIKVISDTLKRKCVDKNLKMPKLVIEPGRSIVGEAGTTLYTIGTIKDIPNIRKYVSIDGGMTDNPRPALYQAKYDAIIANKATLSASEVVSIAGKCCESGDMLIRDIELPIAEPGDILAVFSTGAYTYSMASNYNRIPVPAVVLVNNGESSILVERETYEDLVSKDRVPYWLE